Proteins from one Mycobacterium sp. SMC-2 genomic window:
- the mraZ gene encoding division/cell wall cluster transcriptional repressor MraZ yields the protein MFLGTYTPKLDDKGRLTLPAKFRDALAGGLMVTKSQDHSLAVYPRGEFEQLARRASKASRSNPDARAFLRNLAAGTDEQHPDAQGRITLSADHRRYANLSKDCVVIGAVDYLEIWDAQAWQDYQQTHEENFSAASDEALGDII from the coding sequence GTGTTTCTCGGCACCTACACGCCCAAACTCGACGACAAGGGGCGGCTGACGTTGCCGGCCAAATTCCGTGACGCGCTGGCAGGGGGGTTGATGGTCACCAAGAGCCAGGACCACAGCCTCGCCGTCTACCCGCGGGGGGAATTCGAGCAGCTCGCACGCCGTGCGAGCAAGGCCTCACGGAGCAACCCTGACGCCCGCGCCTTCCTGCGCAACCTCGCCGCCGGCACGGACGAGCAGCATCCCGACGCGCAGGGGCGCATCACGTTGTCGGCCGACCACCGGCGCTACGCGAACCTCTCCAAGGACTGCGTGGTGATCGGAGCGGTCGACTACCTCGAAATCTGGGATGCGCAGGCCTGGCAGGACTACCAGCAGACCCACGAAGAGAACTTCTCCGCGGCCAGCGATGAAGCACTCGGCGACATCATCTGA
- a CDS encoding alpha-(1->6)-mannopyranosyltransferase A, with protein MTTPTHTPPSDSSATKPFGGGQLSRLRAFATAAESRPAKLGMLGSVLIAVGGLGAGSTRQHDPLLESIHMSWLRFGHGLVLSSVVLWTGVGLMLIAWVALGRRVLAGGLTEYTMKATTGFWLAPLLVSVPVFSRDTYSYLAQGALLRDGFDPYAVGPVANPNILLDNVSPIWTITTAPYGPAFILVAKFVTMIVGNNVVAGTMLLRLCMLPGLALLIWATPRLARHLGADPATALWICVLNPLVLIHLMGGVHNEMLMVGLMAAGIALSFAGRHVSGTMLITVAIAVKATAGIALPFMVWVWTRHLRDRRGYRPAWAFAAATAMSLLVFAVVFGILSAVAGVGLGWLTALAGSVKIINWLTVPTAAANLIHAVFSGFFLVHFYPMLRLTRLVGIAIIAVSLPLLWWRFRRDDRGALTGIAFSMLVVVLFVPAALPWYYSWPLAVVAPLEQSRRAIAIIAGLSTWVMVIFKPDGSHGMYSWLHFSLATACALVAWYSVHRAPDARNAEPELAAQ; from the coding sequence ATGACGACTCCGACGCACACCCCGCCGTCCGACTCGTCGGCAACCAAACCATTTGGCGGCGGGCAGCTTTCGCGGCTACGCGCGTTCGCCACCGCCGCGGAGTCCCGGCCGGCGAAGCTGGGCATGCTCGGCTCGGTGCTGATCGCTGTGGGCGGCCTGGGCGCGGGCAGCACCCGGCAACACGACCCGCTGCTGGAGTCGATCCACATGTCCTGGCTGCGTTTTGGTCACGGCCTGGTGTTGTCGTCGGTGGTGTTGTGGACGGGCGTGGGCCTCATGCTTATCGCGTGGGTGGCCCTGGGCCGACGCGTGCTGGCCGGCGGACTGACCGAGTACACGATGAAGGCCACCACCGGCTTCTGGCTGGCGCCGCTGCTGGTCTCGGTGCCCGTCTTCAGCCGGGACACCTATTCGTATCTGGCCCAGGGGGCCCTGCTGCGCGACGGCTTCGACCCTTACGCGGTGGGTCCGGTCGCCAACCCGAACATCCTGCTGGACAACGTAAGTCCCATTTGGACGATCACCACCGCGCCGTACGGTCCCGCGTTCATCCTGGTGGCCAAGTTCGTCACCATGATCGTCGGCAACAACGTGGTGGCCGGAACCATGCTGCTGCGGCTGTGCATGCTGCCCGGCCTGGCGCTCTTGATCTGGGCCACGCCCCGCCTGGCCCGCCACCTGGGCGCCGACCCTGCGACGGCCCTGTGGATCTGTGTTCTCAACCCGCTGGTGCTCATCCACCTGATGGGTGGGGTGCACAACGAGATGCTCATGGTGGGCTTGATGGCCGCCGGCATCGCGCTGAGTTTCGCCGGGCGCCACGTGTCGGGCACGATGCTGATCACGGTGGCAATCGCGGTCAAGGCCACCGCCGGAATCGCCCTGCCGTTCATGGTGTGGGTGTGGACGCGGCATTTGCGCGACCGCCGCGGATACCGGCCGGCCTGGGCGTTCGCCGCGGCCACAGCGATGTCGCTACTGGTCTTCGCCGTCGTGTTCGGCATCCTGTCGGCCGTGGCCGGGGTGGGCCTGGGATGGCTGACGGCACTGGCCGGGTCGGTGAAGATCATCAACTGGCTGACGGTGCCGACCGCGGCCGCCAACCTCATCCACGCCGTCTTCAGCGGGTTCTTCTTGGTGCACTTCTATCCCATGCTGCGCCTCACCCGCTTGGTCGGGATCGCGATCATCGCGGTGTCGCTACCGCTGTTGTGGTGGCGGTTCCGCCGCGACGACCGGGGCGCGCTGACCGGCATCGCGTTCTCGATGCTCGTGGTGGTGTTGTTCGTGCCCGCGGCGCTACCGTGGTACTACTCGTGGCCGCTGGCGGTGGTCGCGCCGCTGGAGCAGTCACGACGGGCGATCGCGATCATCGCCGGCCTGTCGACGTGGGTGATGGTGATCTTCAAACCCGATGGCTCGCACGGGATGTACTCGTGGCTGCATTTTTCGCTGGCCACCGCCTGCGCGCTGGTCGCCTGGTACAGCGTGCACCGCGCGCCCGACGCGCGGAACGCCGAACCGGAGCTCGCCGCTCAGTAG
- a CDS encoding N-acetyltransferase, whose translation MAIFLIDLPPTDMERRLGDALKVYVDAMRYPRGTENQRAPMWLEHIHRRGWQGVGVVDVELDEGADGPMPSAAKLSNAPLLGVAYGYPGAPGQWWQQQVVLGLQRGGLPPQDIAGLMNSYFELTELHIHPRAQGRGLGEALARRLLAGRAEENVLLSTPETDGEPNRAWRLYRRLGFTDVIRRYHFAGDPRAFAILGRKLPL comes from the coding sequence TTGGCGATATTCCTCATCGATCTGCCGCCCACCGATATGGAGCGCCGTCTCGGCGACGCCCTGAAGGTGTATGTCGACGCGATGCGGTACCCGCGCGGCACCGAAAACCAGCGCGCCCCGATGTGGCTCGAGCACATCCACCGGCGCGGGTGGCAAGGGGTGGGCGTCGTGGACGTCGAGCTGGACGAAGGCGCGGACGGGCCGATGCCGTCGGCCGCCAAACTGAGCAACGCCCCGTTGCTCGGCGTCGCCTACGGCTACCCCGGGGCACCCGGGCAGTGGTGGCAGCAGCAGGTCGTCCTCGGCCTGCAACGCGGCGGCCTGCCGCCCCAGGACATCGCCGGCCTGATGAACAGTTACTTCGAGTTGACCGAGTTGCACATCCACCCCCGCGCGCAGGGGCGCGGCCTCGGCGAGGCGCTGGCCCGGCGGCTCCTGGCCGGTCGGGCCGAAGAGAATGTCCTGCTGTCCACACCGGAGACCGACGGCGAGCCGAACCGGGCCTGGCGGTTGTACCGCCGGCTGGGTTTCACCGACGTCATCCGCCGCTACCACTTCGCAGGCGACCCACGGGCATTCGCGATCCTGGGCCGCAAGCTGCCGCTGTGA
- a CDS encoding LppM family (lipo)protein, translating to MLLMLVPLATGCLRVRASLTISPDDLVSGEIVAASKPKTPKDTGPQLDSNNLPFSQKVAVSNYDSDGYVGSQAVFSDLTFAELPQLANMNSDAQGVNVSLRRNGNLVILEGRADLTSLTDSEAEVELTVAFPGVVTSTNGDRVESTVVSWKLKPGVVSTMTAEARYTDPNTRSFTGAGVWLGIASFAAAGVVALLAWMNRDRSPRFSAPGDQPPS from the coding sequence ATGCTGCTCATGCTGGTGCCGCTGGCCACCGGGTGCCTGCGGGTCAGGGCCTCGCTGACCATCTCGCCCGATGACCTGGTGTCCGGCGAGATCGTCGCCGCCTCCAAACCCAAGACGCCCAAGGACACCGGCCCCCAGCTGGACAGCAACAACTTGCCGTTCAGCCAGAAGGTGGCGGTGTCCAACTACGACAGCGACGGCTACGTGGGGTCCCAGGCGGTGTTCTCGGACCTGACGTTCGCCGAGTTGCCGCAGCTGGCCAACATGAACTCCGACGCGCAGGGCGTGAATGTGTCGCTGCGCCGCAACGGCAACCTGGTGATCCTCGAGGGCCGCGCGGACCTGACCTCGCTGACCGATTCCGAAGCCGAGGTCGAGCTGACCGTCGCCTTCCCCGGCGTGGTGACCTCAACCAACGGCGACCGGGTCGAGTCCACGGTAGTGTCCTGGAAGCTCAAACCGGGCGTGGTGAGCACCATGACCGCCGAGGCCCGCTACACCGACCCGAACACGCGGTCCTTCACCGGGGCGGGCGTGTGGCTGGGCATCGCGTCCTTCGCGGCGGCCGGTGTGGTCGCGCTGCTGGCGTGGATGAACCGCGATCGTTCCCCGCGGTTCAGCGCACCCGGCGACCAGCCGCCGAGCTAG
- a CDS encoding mycobacterial-type methylenetetrahydrofolate reductase has protein sequence MTLNTIALELVPPNADDGRQRALEDARKVVRYSAESGLAGQLRHVMIPGIIAEDDDRPIAMKPKLDVLDFWSIVKPELAGIRGLCTQVTAFSDEATLRRRLTDLRAAGMEGVVFVGVPRTMNDGEGSGVAPTDALSIYRELVPNRGVILIPTREGEHGRFKFKCEQGATYGMTQLLYSDAIVGFLREFAGNTDHRPEILLSFGFVPKMESRVGLINWLIQDPGNAAVAAEQEFVKRLAGSEPPEKRRLMVDLYKRVIDGVAELGFPLSIHLEATYGVSAPAFQTFAEMLAYWSPARRG, from the coding sequence GTGACACTCAACACCATTGCGCTCGAGCTGGTGCCGCCGAACGCCGACGACGGCCGGCAGCGGGCGCTCGAGGACGCGCGAAAGGTGGTGCGGTACTCGGCGGAATCCGGTCTGGCCGGCCAACTCCGGCACGTGATGATCCCGGGGATCATCGCCGAGGACGACGACCGCCCCATCGCGATGAAACCCAAGCTGGACGTGCTGGACTTCTGGTCGATCGTCAAGCCCGAGCTGGCGGGAATCCGCGGCCTGTGCACGCAGGTCACCGCCTTCTCCGACGAGGCGACGCTGCGCCGCCGGCTGACCGACCTGCGCGCCGCCGGGATGGAGGGCGTGGTCTTCGTCGGCGTCCCGCGCACGATGAACGACGGGGAAGGCTCGGGCGTCGCGCCGACCGACGCCCTGTCGATCTATCGCGAGCTGGTGCCCAACCGCGGCGTGATCCTGATTCCCACCCGCGAAGGGGAACACGGGCGGTTCAAATTCAAGTGCGAGCAGGGCGCGACCTACGGCATGACGCAGCTGTTGTACTCCGACGCGATCGTGGGCTTCCTCCGTGAATTCGCCGGCAACACCGATCACCGGCCGGAGATCCTGCTGTCGTTCGGCTTCGTCCCGAAGATGGAGAGCCGGGTCGGCCTGATCAACTGGCTGATTCAGGACCCGGGTAACGCCGCGGTGGCCGCGGAGCAGGAGTTCGTCAAGCGGTTGGCCGGCAGCGAACCGCCCGAGAAGCGCCGACTGATGGTCGACCTGTACAAACGCGTGATCGACGGGGTGGCCGAGCTCGGCTTCCCGCTGAGCATCCACCTCGAGGCGACGTACGGGGTGTCGGCGCCGGCCTTCCAGACGTTCGCGGAGATGCTGGCGTACTGGTCACCCGCCCGGCGCGGCTAG
- a CDS encoding penicillin-binding protein 2 yields MSRGDSMRSHRSQPTRGPRRAQEAKGVRQPKRRAKQQQAKDVREPKRFRKAKEAKDAKDAKKGRPADRPDAVATGHSARQRRTRQLMQAGTRGASFVFRHRAGNAAIGALIVVAAAQLFVLQVTNAPTLRAQAAGQLKVTDVEKAVRGSIVDRNKDQLAFTIESRALTFQPKRIRKQLDEAKAKNSAAPDTQQRLRDIAKEVATRLGNKPDSATVLKKLQSDETFVYLARAVDPAVAGAISDKYPEVGSERQDLRQYPGGSLAANVVGGIDWDGHGLLGLEESLDSVLSGTDGSVTYDRGSDGVVIPGSYRNRHRAVNGSTVQLTLDDDIQFYVQQQVQQAKNLSGAHNVSAVVLDSKTGEVLAMANDNTFDPSQDIGRQGDKQLGNLAVSSPFEPGSVNKVITASSVIEYGLSNPDEVLQVPGSIQMGGVSIHDAWDHGVMPYTTTGVFGKSSNVGTLMLAQRVGPERFYDMVRKFGLGQRTNVGLPGESAGLVPPIDQWSGSTFSNLPIGQGLSMTLLQMAGMYQTIANDGVRIPPRIVKATIAPDGTRTEEPRPEGVRVVSAQTAQTVRNMLRAVVQRDPMGYQQGTGPAAAVTGYQMAGKTGTAQQINPACGCYFDNVYWITFAGMATVDNPRYVVGIMMDNPDRNADGTPGHSAAPLFHNIAGWLMQRENVPLSPDPGPPLTLQAT; encoded by the coding sequence GTGAGCCGCGGCGACTCCATGCGCTCCCACCGGTCGCAGCCGACGCGCGGTCCCCGTAGAGCGCAGGAAGCCAAAGGGGTTCGCCAGCCGAAGCGGCGCGCGAAACAACAGCAAGCCAAGGACGTCCGGGAACCGAAGCGATTCCGGAAAGCCAAGGAGGCCAAGGACGCCAAGGACGCCAAGAAAGGGCGGCCCGCCGACCGGCCGGACGCGGTGGCGACCGGGCACTCGGCACGGCAGCGGCGCACCCGGCAGCTCATGCAGGCGGGCACCCGCGGCGCGTCGTTCGTCTTCCGGCATCGGGCCGGCAATGCGGCCATCGGGGCCTTGATCGTGGTGGCCGCCGCCCAGTTGTTCGTCCTGCAGGTGACTAACGCGCCCACGCTGCGCGCGCAGGCCGCGGGCCAGCTCAAGGTGACCGACGTCGAAAAGGCGGTGCGCGGCAGCATCGTCGACCGCAACAAGGATCAGCTGGCGTTCACCATCGAGTCGCGCGCGCTGACATTCCAGCCCAAGCGGATTCGCAAGCAACTCGACGAGGCCAAGGCCAAGAACTCGGCCGCGCCCGATACCCAGCAGCGGCTGCGGGACATCGCCAAGGAGGTCGCCACCCGGCTGGGCAACAAGCCGGACTCCGCGACCGTGTTGAAGAAGCTGCAAAGCGACGAGACCTTCGTCTATCTGGCGCGCGCCGTCGACCCCGCCGTCGCCGGCGCGATCTCCGACAAGTACCCCGAAGTCGGTTCGGAGCGACAGGATCTGCGGCAGTACCCCGGCGGGTCGTTGGCGGCCAACGTCGTCGGCGGCATCGACTGGGACGGTCATGGGCTGCTGGGGCTGGAGGAGTCCCTGGACTCGGTGCTGTCCGGTACCGACGGCTCGGTCACCTACGATCGCGGCTCCGACGGCGTGGTCATCCCCGGCAGCTACCGCAACCGGCACCGGGCGGTCAACGGTTCGACGGTCCAGCTGACCCTCGACGACGACATCCAGTTCTATGTGCAGCAGCAGGTCCAGCAGGCCAAGAATCTGTCGGGCGCGCACAATGTTTCGGCCGTGGTGCTCGACTCGAAGACCGGCGAAGTGCTGGCCATGGCCAACGACAACACCTTTGACCCGTCCCAGGACATCGGGCGTCAGGGCGACAAACAGCTGGGCAACCTGGCGGTGTCCTCTCCGTTCGAGCCGGGCTCGGTGAACAAGGTCATCACCGCGTCCTCGGTGATCGAATACGGTCTGTCCAACCCCGACGAGGTGCTGCAGGTGCCCGGGTCGATCCAGATGGGCGGGGTGTCCATCCACGACGCGTGGGACCACGGCGTCATGCCCTACACCACCACCGGCGTGTTCGGAAAGTCCTCCAACGTCGGCACTTTGATGCTCGCCCAGCGCGTCGGCCCGGAGCGCTTCTACGACATGGTGCGCAAATTCGGGCTCGGGCAGCGCACCAACGTGGGCCTGCCCGGTGAGAGCGCCGGGCTGGTGCCGCCGATCGACCAATGGTCGGGCAGCACCTTCTCCAACCTGCCAATCGGGCAAGGCCTTTCGATGACGCTCCTGCAGATGGCCGGCATGTACCAGACCATCGCCAACGACGGGGTGCGGATACCGCCGCGGATCGTCAAGGCCACCATCGCGCCCGACGGCACCCGGACCGAAGAACCGCGTCCCGAAGGCGTGCGGGTGGTGTCGGCGCAGACGGCCCAGACCGTGCGCAACATGCTGCGCGCCGTGGTGCAACGCGACCCGATGGGCTACCAGCAGGGCACCGGTCCGGCCGCCGCGGTGACGGGCTACCAGATGGCCGGCAAGACGGGCACCGCGCAGCAGATCAACCCGGCGTGCGGCTGTTACTTCGACAACGTCTACTGGATCACCTTCGCCGGCATGGCCACCGTCGACAACCCGCGCTACGTCGTCGGCATCATGATGGACAACCCCGATCGCAACGCGGACGGTACGCCGGGCCACTCGGCGGCCCCGCTGTTCCACAACATCGCCGGCTGGCTCATGCAGCGCGAGAACGTGCCGCTCTCGCCGGACCCCGGCCCGCCGCTGACGTTGCAGGCCACCTAG
- a CDS encoding Rv2175c family DNA-binding protein — MSSVPAGDDVLDPDEPTYDLPRVAELLRVSVSKVQQQLREGHLVAVKRDGGLVVPQVFFTKHGEVVKSLPGLLTILHDGGYHDTEIMRWLFTPDPSLTITHDGSRDAISNARPVDALHAHQAREVVRRAQAMAY; from the coding sequence GTGAGCAGTGTTCCTGCCGGCGACGATGTTCTGGATCCCGACGAGCCCACCTACGACCTGCCGCGGGTCGCCGAATTGCTCCGGGTTTCGGTCAGCAAGGTGCAGCAGCAACTCCGGGAAGGCCACCTGGTTGCGGTGAAGCGGGACGGCGGCCTGGTGGTGCCGCAGGTGTTCTTCACCAAGCACGGTGAGGTGGTCAAGAGCCTGCCGGGACTGTTGACGATCCTGCACGACGGCGGCTACCACGACACCGAGATCATGCGGTGGTTGTTCACCCCCGATCCGTCGCTGACGATCACCCACGACGGCAGCCGGGATGCCATCAGCAACGCCCGCCCCGTCGACGCCCTGCACGCGCACCAGGCCCGCGAAGTCGTGCGGCGGGCGCAGGCCATGGCCTACTGA
- a CDS encoding protein kinase domain-containing protein: MAEPGTVDPLDSALLDGRYLVQAKIASGGTSTVYRGLDTRLDRPVAVKVMDSRYAGDDQFLTRFQREARTVARLKDPGLVAVYDQGLDARHPFLVMELIEGGTLRELLAERGPMPPYAVAAVLHPVLGGLAAAHRAGLVHRDVKPENVLISDEGDVKIADFGLVRAVAAAGITSTSVILGTAAYLSPEQVRDGDASPRSDVYSAGILTYELLTGRTPFTGDSPLALAYQRLDTDVPPPSAAIDGVPPQFDEFVRRATARDPAARYADAIEMGAELDAIAEELALPHFRVPAPRNSAQHRSAALQHSRMNQRHPTRQLTRGPEDWQEPRRPPQSDDEPDDYEYQPVTGEFAGIPISEFAFARQRGRRMVLIWVALVLALTGMVATAAWTIGANLNGLL; this comes from the coding sequence GTGGCCGAACCCGGGACGGTAGACCCCTTGGACAGCGCATTGCTGGACGGCCGTTACCTGGTGCAGGCCAAGATCGCCAGCGGCGGCACGTCGACGGTGTACCGAGGGCTCGACACGCGGCTCGACCGCCCGGTAGCGGTGAAGGTGATGGATTCCCGGTACGCCGGCGACGACCAGTTCCTGACCCGGTTCCAGCGCGAGGCCCGCACGGTCGCACGGCTCAAGGACCCGGGGCTGGTAGCGGTGTACGACCAGGGCCTGGACGCCCGGCACCCCTTCTTGGTGATGGAGCTGATCGAGGGTGGCACGCTGCGCGAGCTGCTGGCCGAGCGCGGGCCGATGCCGCCCTATGCCGTGGCCGCGGTGCTGCACCCGGTGCTGGGCGGGCTCGCAGCGGCGCACCGCGCCGGTCTGGTCCACCGCGACGTCAAACCCGAGAACGTGCTGATCTCCGACGAGGGTGACGTCAAGATCGCCGATTTCGGCTTGGTCCGTGCCGTGGCGGCGGCGGGAATCACCTCCACCAGCGTCATTTTGGGAACCGCGGCCTACCTGTCGCCCGAGCAGGTGCGCGACGGCGACGCCAGTCCCCGCAGCGATGTGTACTCCGCCGGGATCCTCACCTACGAATTGCTGACCGGGCGCACCCCGTTCACCGGCGACTCGCCGTTGGCGCTCGCCTACCAACGACTGGACACCGATGTGCCACCGCCCAGTGCGGCGATCGATGGTGTGCCCCCACAGTTCGACGAGTTCGTGCGGCGCGCGACCGCGCGCGACCCCGCCGCACGGTACGCCGACGCGATCGAGATGGGCGCCGAACTCGACGCGATCGCCGAAGAGCTTGCGCTGCCGCACTTTCGGGTTCCCGCGCCGCGCAACTCCGCGCAGCACCGGTCGGCGGCCCTACAGCACAGCCGCATGAACCAGCGCCACCCCACCCGCCAGTTGACCCGCGGTCCCGAGGACTGGCAGGAGCCGCGGCGCCCGCCGCAGTCCGACGACGAACCCGACGACTACGAATACCAGCCCGTGACAGGGGAATTCGCGGGCATTCCGATCAGCGAATTCGCGTTCGCCCGCCAGCGCGGCCGGCGCATGGTGCTGATCTGGGTGGCGCTGGTGCTGGCGCTCACCGGGATGGTCGCCACGGCGGCGTGGACGATCGGGGCTAACCTGAACGGGCTGCTCTGA
- the idsA2 gene encoding bifunctional (2E,6E)-farnesyl/geranyl diphosphate synthase: MTGAITDRLRRYLHDRRADTAYIGDDYEALVAALEEFVLNGGKRLRPAFAYWGWRAVAAGEPDSEALLLFSALELLHACALVHDDVIDDSSTRRGRPTAHVQFADLHRNRQWRGSPERFGMSAAILLGDLALSWADDIVFRAELSPAAARRVRRVWAEIRTEVLGGQYLDIVAEASATESIASAMNVDTYKTACYTVARPLQLGAAAAADRPDVQDVFGRFGTDLGVAFQLRDDVLGVFGDPAVTGKPSGDDLRSGKRTVLLAEAVELADRSDPLAANLLRDSIGAQLTDAEVDRVREVIESVGALAAAERRIAELTQRALAALEAAPINAAAKAGLSELARMATDRSA, translated from the coding sequence TTGACCGGCGCGATAACCGATCGACTTCGGCGGTATCTGCACGACCGGCGCGCCGACACCGCCTACATCGGCGACGACTACGAGGCCCTGGTCGCCGCCCTGGAAGAGTTCGTGCTCAACGGGGGCAAACGGCTGCGGCCCGCCTTCGCCTACTGGGGTTGGCGCGCGGTAGCGGCCGGGGAACCCGATTCCGAAGCGCTGCTGCTGTTTTCCGCGCTGGAGCTGCTGCACGCCTGCGCGCTGGTGCATGACGACGTGATCGACGACTCCTCCACCCGCCGCGGGCGGCCGACCGCGCATGTCCAGTTCGCCGACCTGCACCGCAACAGGCAATGGCGCGGCTCGCCGGAGCGGTTCGGCATGTCGGCCGCCATCCTGCTCGGCGACCTTGCGCTGTCCTGGGCCGACGACATCGTGTTTCGCGCGGAGCTGTCGCCCGCGGCCGCGCGGCGCGTCCGGCGGGTGTGGGCCGAGATCCGCACCGAGGTGCTGGGTGGTCAATACCTGGACATCGTCGCCGAAGCCAGCGCCACCGAGTCGATCGCGTCGGCGATGAACGTCGACACCTACAAGACCGCCTGTTACACCGTGGCGCGACCGTTGCAGCTGGGGGCGGCGGCCGCCGCCGACCGACCCGACGTGCAGGACGTCTTCGGCCGATTCGGGACGGACCTCGGGGTGGCGTTCCAGCTCCGTGACGATGTGCTGGGCGTGTTCGGGGATCCGGCGGTGACCGGCAAGCCGTCGGGTGACGACTTGCGATCCGGCAAGCGCACCGTGCTGCTGGCCGAGGCGGTGGAGTTAGCGGATAGGTCAGATCCGTTGGCGGCCAACCTGTTACGCGATTCGATCGGGGCGCAGCTAACCGACGCGGAAGTGGACCGGGTGCGCGAGGTCATCGAGTCGGTGGGCGCCCTGGCCGCGGCGGAGCGGCGCATCGCCGAGCTGACCCAGCGGGCCCTCGCGGCGCTGGAGGCCGCCCCCATCAACGCGGCGGCAAAAGCGGGGCTCTCCGAGCTGGCCAGAATGGCCACCGACCGGTCCGCCTGA
- the rsmH gene encoding 16S rRNA (cytosine(1402)-N(4))-methyltransferase RsmH encodes MKHSATSSEAHARATWPLPEPTLAYFPNARFVPSDRDLDARVSALRAAEGSRACRPNRGGVAVADDSGDFGHVPVLLDRCVELLTPALTRHHADGSGAILLDATLGAGGHAERFLAELPGLRLIGLDRDPSALEIARARLARFADRVTLVHTRYDGLAAALAESGYGTVGSVDGMLFDLGVSSMQLDRTERGFSYAQDAPLDMRMDPESPLTAADIVNTYDEAALADILHRYGEERFARRIAAQIVRRRARAPFTSTAELVALLYQAIPAPARRAGGHPAKRTFQALRIAVNDELNSLRSAIPAGLDALAVGGRMVVLAYQSLEDRIVKRLFADAVASHTPVDLPVELPGHEPRFRSLTHGAERADAAEIERNPRSAAVRLRAVQRVRQATGKGGA; translated from the coding sequence ATGAAGCACTCGGCGACATCATCTGAGGCGCATGCCCGTGCAACGTGGCCTCTGCCCGAACCGACCCTGGCGTACTTCCCCAACGCCAGGTTCGTGCCTTCGGACAGGGACCTCGATGCAAGGGTGTCGGCCCTCCGGGCCGCCGAGGGGTCACGGGCTTGCCGCCCGAACCGGGGAGGTGTTGCGGTGGCTGACGATTCAGGCGACTTCGGGCATGTGCCCGTCCTGCTGGACCGCTGCGTCGAACTGCTCACCCCCGCCCTGACCCGGCACCACGCCGACGGTTCGGGTGCAATCCTGCTCGACGCCACCCTCGGGGCGGGCGGGCACGCCGAACGGTTCCTCGCCGAGCTGCCGGGGCTCCGGCTGATCGGACTCGACCGCGATCCCAGCGCGCTGGAAATCGCCCGGGCCCGGCTGGCGCGATTCGCCGACCGGGTCACGCTGGTGCACACCCGCTACGACGGCCTCGCCGCGGCGCTGGCCGAATCCGGTTACGGCACAGTCGGATCGGTCGATGGGATGCTGTTCGACCTCGGGGTGTCGTCCATGCAGCTCGACCGCACCGAGCGCGGCTTCTCCTACGCCCAGGACGCGCCGCTGGACATGCGGATGGATCCGGAGTCACCGCTGACCGCGGCCGACATCGTCAACACCTACGACGAAGCTGCGCTGGCGGACATCCTGCACCGCTACGGCGAGGAGCGGTTCGCGCGCCGCATCGCCGCGCAGATCGTGCGGCGGCGCGCCCGCGCCCCCTTCACCTCGACCGCGGAGCTGGTAGCCCTGCTCTACCAAGCGATTCCGGCCCCGGCCCGGCGCGCCGGGGGGCATCCGGCCAAGCGCACCTTCCAGGCCCTGCGGATCGCGGTCAACGACGAACTGAACTCGTTGCGCAGCGCGATCCCGGCCGGGCTCGACGCGCTCGCGGTCGGCGGACGCATGGTGGTGCTGGCCTATCAATCGCTGGAAGACCGGATCGTCAAACGGTTGTTCGCCGACGCGGTCGCTTCCCACACACCGGTGGATCTGCCGGTCGAGCTTCCCGGCCACGAGCCGCGATTCCGGTCGCTGACGCATGGCGCCGAACGTGCGGACGCCGCCGAGATCGAACGCAATCCGCGCAGCGCCGCCGTGCGACTGCGAGCTGTGCAACGGGTTAGGCAGGCAACCGGAAAGGGCGGCGCATGA
- a CDS encoding DUF3040 domain-containing protein → MPLSDHEQRMLDQIESALYAEDPKFASSVRGGGLRAPTARRRLQGAALFVIGLAMLVSGVAFKATMIGNFPILSVFGFIVMFGGVVFAITGPRLSGRPDRPGSAPGSLRQRRNKGGGSFTSRMEDRFRRRFDD, encoded by the coding sequence ATGCCACTCTCCGATCATGAGCAGCGGATGCTCGATCAGATCGAGAGCGCTCTCTACGCCGAAGACCCCAAGTTCGCGTCGAGCGTTCGAGGCGGAGGGTTGCGTGCACCCACCGCGCGCCGCCGCCTGCAGGGCGCGGCGCTGTTCGTCATCGGCCTCGCGATGCTGGTTTCCGGAGTGGCGTTCAAGGCCACCATGATCGGAAACTTCCCGATTCTTAGCGTCTTCGGATTCATCGTGATGTTCGGCGGCGTGGTGTTTGCTATCACCGGTCCGCGGTTGTCCGGACGGCCCGACCGCCCCGGATCGGCGCCCGGGTCGTTGCGCCAGCGCCGCAACAAGGGCGGAGGCTCGTTCACCAGTCGCATGGAAGACCGGTTCCGCCGCCGCTTCGACGACTAA